Proteins from a genomic interval of uncultured Desulfuromusa sp.:
- a CDS encoding SAP domain-containing protein translates to MNMTEVKAVAKDRGVKPGKMKKEVLIRRIQEIEGNPQCFNTSFSEQCGQIECIWRNDCV, encoded by the coding sequence ATGAACATGACCGAAGTCAAGGCTGTTGCCAAAGATCGAGGTGTTAAACCTGGTAAGATGAAAAAAGAAGTCCTCATTCGCCGTATTCAGGAAATAGAAGGGAACCCGCAGTGTTTCAATACCAGTTTCTCTGAGCAGTGTGGGCAGATTGAGTGTATCTGGCGTAATGATTGTGTTTAG
- a CDS encoding aldehyde ferredoxin oxidoreductase C-terminal domain-containing protein, which produces MRFETTDPVAHPELIFYRRCTVDLKSGKQTFAEVPCQNLEDVLGGFGRSFQLLAKRKISTAYCDENPLIVNTGLLTGSSAMTGLRTYFSSYSPIKGSLAGLPAAMWSTGSGKFGAKFKWSGLDELIFENRSEKPVYVLITETDNGPRIELKPGEHLLGLGTHEKIMQLHQEYDNAHFAAIGQAGENWQNVYMGSVALSTENQLKSGEDKMRFAGRGGMGSMMGYKNILALVAQSSDKNKPLTAAVKKVNLNVVKGGGSARLQPIKRGGGGGTWAAYDVMQPFHAVPVNNYRPQGNDLPEKLFRENVEMHYDIESAACYRCGITCHNYISEKNAEGEKGEFIAKFDYEPLNLLSTNIGINEAGQGGRLIQLCDNYGMDAISLGVTVSYVLSYNQRHPENPLLNGATFGDYEKIRELIIQAGEGKAPEIGQGSMRLSQRTGETSYAYHVKGLELPAYQPETNPGYCWAIAGGHMSMGTYGMLIREGKSDIESWVKAITEEKLHIVGFDLIGLCKFFDITQGIGTQMVVDCLQSDFNLKIDPIKIKEAVRRSFMLAMSLEFRQGYTKEEFCLPAEVHENPNPNINLPNITNPEFMAELSEKVWAVFDKELLSENEG; this is translated from the coding sequence ATGAGATTTGAGACCACAGATCCGGTTGCTCACCCCGAATTAATATTTTACCGCCGTTGTACCGTTGACCTGAAAAGTGGCAAACAAACATTTGCAGAAGTTCCTTGCCAAAATCTCGAAGACGTTCTGGGAGGTTTCGGCCGTTCTTTTCAGCTTCTTGCGAAACGCAAGATTTCCACGGCGTACTGTGATGAAAATCCATTGATTGTCAATACCGGTCTTTTGACCGGAAGTAGTGCTATGACAGGGCTCCGGACTTATTTCTCAAGTTACAGCCCGATAAAGGGTTCTTTAGCAGGACTTCCTGCTGCTATGTGGTCTACCGGCAGTGGAAAGTTTGGTGCAAAATTCAAGTGGAGCGGGCTTGATGAGTTAATTTTTGAGAATCGTTCTGAAAAGCCAGTCTATGTTTTGATTACTGAAACGGATAACGGGCCCCGGATAGAATTGAAACCAGGAGAGCATCTCTTAGGTCTTGGCACTCACGAAAAGATCATGCAGTTGCACCAGGAGTATGATAACGCCCACTTCGCAGCCATCGGCCAAGCCGGAGAGAACTGGCAGAATGTTTATATGGGCTCCGTTGCCCTTTCCACCGAAAATCAACTTAAATCCGGCGAAGATAAAATGCGCTTTGCCGGTCGGGGTGGCATGGGCAGCATGATGGGTTACAAAAACATCCTTGCTCTGGTGGCACAATCTAGCGATAAAAACAAACCACTGACAGCAGCAGTGAAAAAGGTGAACCTTAATGTCGTTAAAGGGGGAGGCTCTGCCCGCTTACAACCGATCAAGAGGGGCGGTGGTGGTGGAACCTGGGCGGCCTATGATGTCATGCAACCATTTCATGCTGTGCCGGTGAACAATTATCGCCCGCAAGGGAATGATCTTCCAGAAAAACTCTTCCGCGAGAATGTCGAAATGCATTATGACATTGAATCCGCTGCTTGTTACCGCTGTGGCATTACTTGTCATAATTATATATCTGAAAAAAATGCTGAAGGTGAAAAGGGCGAATTCATTGCCAAATTTGATTACGAGCCCCTCAATCTTCTGAGTACGAACATCGGAATTAACGAAGCCGGTCAGGGGGGGAGGCTGATTCAGCTCTGTGACAATTATGGCATGGATGCAATTTCACTTGGGGTGACGGTATCCTATGTTCTCTCATATAATCAACGCCATCCGGAAAATCCATTGTTGAATGGTGCTACTTTTGGCGATTATGAAAAAATTCGTGAGTTGATCATCCAAGCCGGGGAAGGCAAAGCTCCTGAAATCGGTCAAGGATCCATGCGCTTGTCGCAAAGGACTGGTGAAACCAGCTATGCTTATCATGTCAAGGGGTTGGAATTACCGGCATATCAACCTGAAACCAATCCCGGTTATTGCTGGGCGATTGCCGGAGGGCATATGTCGATGGGAACCTATGGCATGTTGATCCGTGAAGGCAAATCTGATATTGAATCCTGGGTTAAAGCGATTACCGAAGAAAAACTTCATATCGTCGGTTTTGATTTAATTGGTCTGTGCAAGTTTTTCGACATTACTCAAGGCATCGGAACGCAGATGGTGGTTGACTGTCTGCAGAGCGATTTCAATCTGAAGATTGACCCTATTAAAATAAAAGAAGCTGTCCGTCGGTCGTTCATGCTGGCAATGTCCCTTGAATTCCGTCAAGGCTACACGAAAGAAGAGTTCTGTCTGCCGGCAGAAGTTCATGAAAACCCAAACCCCAACATCAATCTTCCCAACATTACCAACCCGGAATTCATGGCGGAGCTGAGTGAAAAAGTCTGGGCGGTGTTTGATAAAGAGTTATTGTCTGAAAACGAGGGTTGA